A section of the Acidimicrobiia bacterium genome encodes:
- a CDS encoding AEC family transporter, with protein MQDFLLLLSKITPLYAIILFGFIAGKFLKVDRESVAKIVIYFVAPVVVFNSFATMPPGNRYLLLPVIFFTVASILALIYYFIGSVFPARSERNLLAASVGSANTGYFGIPLVIAIFGSQYLNVAVIATLGLIIYENTIAYFLISKSNHNFKHSLVKMATLPSIYTCVLGVIINKTKLIIPVSIVDTISYFRGAYVVLGMMVIGIALSAVTKASIDYKFGILAFSAKFIAYPVLFATIIYLDNQYFQIFAIREHNVMLVLSAVPMAANVVAFASSLKVHPEKIAAVVFASTVFAIVYLPIFVAIFIK; from the coding sequence GTGCAAGATTTTCTTTTATTGCTTTCTAAAATTACTCCACTATATGCAATTATCTTGTTTGGATTTATTGCCGGAAAATTTTTGAAGGTAGACAGAGAATCAGTCGCAAAAATTGTTATTTATTTTGTGGCACCAGTTGTTGTATTTAATTCATTTGCAACTATGCCACCTGGCAATAGATATTTATTACTTCCAGTGATATTTTTTACTGTTGCTTCAATACTCGCTCTAATATACTATTTTATAGGTTCGGTATTTCCTGCTCGTTCCGAACGCAATTTATTAGCAGCATCAGTTGGTTCTGCAAACACTGGATATTTTGGTATACCTTTAGTCATTGCAATTTTCGGGTCACAATATTTAAATGTCGCAGTCATAGCAACTCTAGGATTAATTATTTATGAAAATACTATTGCATATTTTTTGATTTCAAAAAGTAATCATAACTTTAAACACTCATTAGTAAAAATGGCAACCTTACCTTCAATCTATACATGTGTCTTAGGGGTCATAATTAATAAAACAAAATTAATAATACCAGTGTCTATTGTTGACACGATATCCTATTTTAGGGGTGCGTATGTTGTACTTGGGATGATGGTTATAGGAATTGCGTTAAGTGCTGTAACTAAAGCCTCCATAGACTATAAGTTTGGCATACTCGCCTTTAGCGCAAAGTTCATTGCATACCCAGTTCTTTTTGCTACGATCATTTATCTTGACAATCAATATTTTCAGATATTTGCTATACGCGAACACAATGTAATGCTTGTCCTATCGGCAGTACCAATGGCCGCGAATGTGGTTGCTTTTGCTTCAAGTCTTAAAGTGCATCCAGAAAAGATTGCCGCAGTAGTATTTGCGAGTACAGTTTTTGCAATAGTTTATTTACCTATATTTGTTGCGATATTTATAAAATAA